The Mytilus edulis chromosome 5, xbMytEdul2.2, whole genome shotgun sequence genomic interval CCGTCTTAGAGAATATGATCCAGCGCCATCATGTCAAAACCAGTGTTCCAATAGTCCAGACCTATACTGCGACGCAACAAGAGATATATGTATCTCTCGAGAGGCGGTGACCTCAGTGGCTCAAGATGCAACAGCAGATGATATTGCGTCAGGTTGGTCAGATATAACAACAACTGTGATGGCGTTGAGGAAAGTTAAGCAAGAGGTATTAAAAGATATTCCACCTGGTTCACCTCTTAATTTGTTTAAGGTTAGGCATTTCGATCCGAATACTCGTCCTCTTTCTGCTTTTGATGTATAATGCTGCTGCTGAGTTTATATTCAAAGAGTGGGAAATGTCGGGTACATGGGTAAATTGAATTACTATTAATGTTTCCATCCGCATATATTGTTTATGTTGCAATTATGAAGAAATAAAGTATTCTTTTAGTCCAATGTTATGTTTCTGCTCTTTATGAATGACACAAAGGTGGAGTAAACACTGGaattgaagtttttaaaattctttCAGTAGTAAACTATGtgttaaaatgatttttatttctataaacaaAATTTTTGGCTACCTTTGTATTGTATGCTTTagctaaaaaaaatctgtaaatgaTCGACCAAATTCccttttcagagacaaagaggatGGTGAATTTCTATCATCTCTAGACAATAAGTAtgatattgtctttgtatgtaaatcatactactacgagtgtcttgtaaaaaaaaagaaataactgagcactcaggtaatcctacatacaaaaacataatttGTCAAAAATGAGATAAGGCGAATCAtaataaacattacaaataacAGCAAATCGGAGGACTTATCTCTTTGCTTTGGATATCTAAGTgtcacaaaattccgtacaaacaacagTACATTGCCGGCTTATCTACATTATCGACTTAAGAATCGTCAGATATATTGACAAAGATCCTGTCCGCAAtaaaagagggtcttcagaaatattGCGAAGCTATTTACTCGCGAAGTGGAAtaaaccatatgtggattctaaaaaaAACTCTAAAGAATTTCTCGTTAATTTAATATCTCGATCCTtctctgaaattagttctataaGAACTTGTATACCGCAATTTcccatgtaaaattgaaaaatcgttttaaaatttttttttgttacatatttatttgttttcatagtgattTAGGTTATAGCAAAGTATTGACTGAAAActcaaattttgacattttaacctataatgtatgtttgttttgttcacacatcgttgtccatataatggacaaaaaaaacatatttatttgtttcatGCGATTGCCATACAgttgagaggtttagttagctataaaaccaagttaaaTCCACTGTTTTTTCCTGagcgttcggtatttttttttttttttcattatacaaaTAGTAGCATAcgctatatatttattatttttgaatacTTTGTTAACAGTGAACAAAAAAGTAAATGTGTTAGACAGTCAAGCAGGTGATTAATATGTTGAAATTTCTTATTTACAacatattttgttgaatttggaggtagagtTTTTCAAAACAAGGACGGCATTCCTATTGGAACGAATGTCActtcttcttgccgacctctccTTAATTCATATGATttggagttccttcagacacttcttgaaaaaaaaaccccaaagaaGTCAGACAATTTATCTTTACttaacattcaaatatattgattatGTTGTTTCCATatacaatccaaacttttctgattgggttctaTTAATATAACATccagaacaagaaattaaaaaaaacattcgaCACTACTCAGACTTTGCAAAATGTCATCAGTGTCTAAGCAGAAAGTTGAAGAACCAGGGAAATGTCAATCTTGATAATGTGTTATACTTTTATTTGTCTagtctttgtaaattatttactTTGTAAATTTATAGTTTagcatattttttaaaatatctatttcacGTGACTCGTTTCTTACACATCCCATCAATGTGTTATTGACCgattgtaaatttttgtattcttgtctttcgtttttgctaatgtaCTTTGTTTTCATGCATTTTTGTTTGTCTGAATTGATACATTTGCCTGATTTGTAGTGATTAGGATTATAACACAAAGTTGACTGCTTTATcccaattttaaaatttgaaccTATTATTTCTGTCTGTTTTGTTCGAACATAGTTGATAGTTTAATGGAATTGTATTTTGCAATTACGCaaacatatcgtataatcgtcaattttttttctctctctgtctgttaagatttaacaaatatgctgctcattaaatgttgtgttttgaagccgaagtttaccgattgtcaccttatagtcaacaatcaacaaaaagcatgggtattgagcatgTGTTCAATATGTACAATctgataattgtttatttaaatgacagatccatgcgtaatGAGATCACCgaatttttacgaggagggtcacgataaggtcactatgcatacggaaaatatgtcggcgaattgcttgctggaagcaagaaattagaaaaagtaaacttcttttaaatgtggacaaattaaagaatttttttttcagaaaaaactatatgtacataagttatataatgaaaactatccaattagttataaaaaaacatatgcatattttttttttaatttgaggtttcatatgacttttagcctaatataatataaaatcatCTTTATACAAATAGTCAAATTCAAAGTAAATGCATCCATGGAATCTTTATATCCTTAGAtatacagacactttacaaaaatTCTTGTTATTGCAAAGATAACTTGACgtttataatgacaaaaatatttaaaacttcgCTTGAAGTTGAATTACTATCTAGACTTAATTTGTTTTAGACTTGCGTGAACATAATATTTGCATTTGTGTATTCGATTGATTTGAACAACCGCATTTTGAGAGATAAATAAGCCtaaatcatattttaattatttatcttaCTGGTATGTGTGCTTAATATGCTGTCAATTCTAAAATAGCCTATAACAAACTAAATTCGTATGCTTTGcagcatacaatataaaaatGGAAGCGGGTGATTGACATTCAatatttacaatatccttataaAATAATTGTTCACGATGtcaatcttttttattattatatgtgTACAACTTAAAACTTTCTCATTGTCATAGGCAAAATGAAATTGTTCATCGCCTAAAATCTGAAAGACTACACATCAGGATATACAAAGTTTGTAATCTTGTCCCTCGTATTTTGCTACTGTTCTTCGTTCATATGCCTCATTGTTCTTCATTGttgacatatttatttgttttcattgcgattacgattataacacaatgttgactgttttaTCCCCATTTCGTCATTTCTACCTTTTATGTCAGTTTGATTTGTactcattgttgtcaatataatggcaatttatgtgactgtcatacatgtgagaggaTCAACTAGCTATATAAcaggtataatccaccatttataacataaaaaaatgcctgtactaattcaggaatatgacagttgtaatccattcgtgtgatgtatttgaacttttaaatttgccATATCCTTATGGAATTTTTCGTttagaatttgttttattttgctcTCTACAAACCATGCCTCTTTTGcggaaataaaaaatatttatcgaTAGTTTGTCCTGTTTATATACTGttcatgtgaaattgaaaaattgtttaaaagaaataatcgacaatgcttttcaatataaatatggTAACATACGCTATAGTGAACAAATAGTAAAACATGCTACATAGAGAAGCATTATCAGTATGCCCTAATTTCGTATTGACCATTTATGTTGAATTTGGgggaagaccttttcaacaaGTTGTCAGTACTACTATGAGATCAAACTGTACGCATCTACTTGCCGacttcttttcatttttatatgaGTCAGATTTCCTTCAGACTGTTGTCATAAACAAAATCAAAGAAACCAGAtaattttaaattgaacattcaaatatattgaaGATGTTCTTTCCATAATAGTCCAAAATTTTCtaattgggttccattaatatatcccccaaaactaaaattaaagaaacaacaaacatggCTTCTTCTGTCTTATTTTTAGACTAATACCTCAAATTTGACATAAGCTgtcatcttagtaccagaatctatgagaAATGAGACGattctaattttgaaattatcaattttccctTCCTTAGTAGCAATAAATATACTAACTTTATCTGCATAAGGAATATACATTTTCCAACGGATTTCGAATTTAAAACGTCACTAGTGTCTGATCAGATAGTTGAAGATCCAggagtatgtcaaagaacgtctcgtcttttttttcttaaagagTTAATCGGAAGGTACTAAGACcctgttgataaatatttcgtatcaacttcatAAATGATAAACATTaatcttgaatataattaaaaggtgtggtatgattgcaaaaagaccatatgaaaaataaattaacaactataggtcaccgtacggcctccaacaatgagcaaagcccacaccgcatagtcagctatagttatcaaaggtaccaggattataatttagtacgccagacgcgtttcgtctacacaagactcatcagtgacgctcatatcaaaatatttacagctataaaaggacccgaaatgacaaatgaagtATATATTCTAGGTAATGACGTTCTTTATCCTCTTCATAACGTGTTTTGCTATCAGTACTCATTTGATGTAACTCGATACTTTTACATCCGGTAAATGTTGTtgttgtactatggtaaatttttgtatttttgtctttcgtttttgctaatgtgttttgtctatacatatctttttttgtctttgctgatatttttgtctgtttttatagtgattagtTTAAAACACAAAGTTAACTGTTGTTTCCCTATTTTAGACATTTTAACCAATTATGCCTGTTTGGTTTGTTTACACATCGGTGTCGATAAAAGGAAATTTCATGCGTCTGTCATACATATGAGAGGTTTATCTAACTATaaacccaggtttaatccaccactttttaaataataaaatgtcttTACCAAGGCagaaacatgacagttgttatcaattcatttgatatgtttgaggttttgtttttggtatttgataagggactttccgttaagAATTTTCCTGTTTCCTTTTAACTACgttttgtataaagtaaaacaaaagatCCAATCTCCTAGAAAAATCAATTTATGCAAATTCGTTCTTGAGTCGAAGTTCTAAATCTTTTGAGGAGGAATGACGgaggagtttttttttaaattattgtcgATGTATcttgcaataaaaacaatatcACATGTGGAAGAATACGTCAATGAATTGGAAAAGAAATGCAATTTTGCGATAAATGGATAAaagaagatatggtgtgagtgcttatgagacaactctccatcaaagttaCAATGTGTAagaataaaccattataggtcttcaacacggagacttagctcacaccgaacagcaagctatataaggCCCCCAAAAATTAGTAGTGTAAACACATTCAaaagaaaaaccaacggtctaatctatataaaaaacgagaaactaaaaacatttatgaaccacatcaacaaacaactaCTACTGAACATctaattcctgacttaggacaggtgtaaaCATATGCAGCGGTTTTATACGTTTTAGTTAGAACCAACCTTCacccttttctgaaacattaaTGTAACATTACAACAGAGAAAGACACATTATCAAATATAATTTGAAATGGCTTAACCCAACCAAAAGACATAtcaacacaagtgaacatacactgaacgaataaatttcaTCCATGACACAGtctaaatacaaaatcaataaaataaggggttcataaataaaggcaacaatagcaTACAGCtgtaaaatgtttaataattaCAGAAAGTACACCATAAACTTGAACAAATAACATGCCCGTCAAATAGAACATTGAACACAGGTAAAAGATGTCAATTGTGTTGTAATGTATACAGtgtaaatggaaatggaaatattCTTTTTTCATAGTACGAGAAACAAAAGTGAAAGTTTATAGTCAGActaaacacttatcaaagctgaTAGTTATTAAAAATAGagaaacattaaataacaaaaaatatttatttataaatggatGAAATGTATTCATTATATTAGTTCaattgtatcaacaggtcaaattaacataAAGTACGATTTTAGAGTGCTCGCAGTTACTAAAGGTTAGTAAATAGCCAAAAtcaattgataataaaaaaaatcatgcaccagAGACTAAAATCATCTATAAAAATGCCTGGGATTTATTATTTTAACGTCCTtgacagtcaaagaagacatgacgtttgcaatgccaaaaataaaagcATCGACAGGCTGTAGGACAGTTAGGAGTTAACCTCTATATAGAAAATTTGAACGTGGATGTGTATTTCACAAAAAATACATCTCAAATCCATACATAATCTTTCAAGTATTTACAgtttaaattcaaataataagtaaaactaaatatataaGCAAACTAAAGTTTTTCTCCAGGCTTCAATGATTTGCTATCGTTAAATGTACGcatttgataaatttcttttctttttgcatttcattttatcatttgtattcatttttttcatttagttGAACATGATCGTTTTTTGGATTTTGTTTCCTTAAAACAAGTAATACAATAATGATTATACAAATGATAACAGGTACCAAGACACCAATCACTATTCCAGCTATACTTCCACCAGCGAGtccttcaaaatataaaatagtagTTTTTTAAGTAATAAAAGGCTTCTTTATGCTTCTTGTATACTGTTCAACGAAGATTTTCAATTTCACAAGGAGGCAATCAACCCTAAGACCAAGTGgtgaaataaaaatagtttaaacatattttatttgcttaaggtggtatctaacactacagggagataactctgtaaaatcagcagaacgttttaatgacgttgtgttcataagggaatattaagcttctcaatgatcaaaataagtatttGTCAAACTTCTATATAAACCAGtatattttttctaattaaacggttggttcaaattttttgaaattttatatttttgttaaagggtcaaagtaaatactttgtcataattttaagaaaattaaacgaaccaaattaattttagttaaagtgttaggtaccaccttaaatgtgcAAAAGGGATGATACAaaagttaatcaaacttatataGTCTTCTCCcatagaaatagaaatagaaatcgGCATCaatgagttggttgacctttataGAATTTTTGTCTAAATGACGACGGAAATACTTCAAGTGTCGTCACCAAAATTCCCATCAGATTATCCTGAATGTGATCTACTGAATTAGACTTAACATCGAGTTTGCACTTACATCAGCAACATGTCGGGTGCCAAATATGCAGCAGGATGAGCTTATGCGGCTGGGAAACCTGCGACAATCGTGCTTCATGGCGTTCCTGTTGCTAAGACTTTAGTTTTTTAcggtatattttgtaaaattgctgTTTTTTCTGAGGtcttttttcgttctttttttgccatgtcgttaggttatttttaacaaaaatatgcatTCATAATTGCATGATCCCAGAAATTGAATGAACTCCAACTCCCAAACTCCCAGACCAATATTATTCTGCATGAATTGCCCGTCATCacataaattgattgattgttggtgttttaatgaCACTATAAGTACCACTTTTGGGCTATTATATGGCGGTTAGTGTTTTTTGGTGGAGGAAGTCCCCGGAGAAAACTACCGACCTTAGAAAACTGACAAACTTAGTCAATTAAGAGTGGAGTGCACCAGCACGAGCGCGGTTcgaactcataacctcagtgttgactggctagtgattacagtagtaaaactacttagaccacttggccttTGTGACATAAAAGGTCTATGCATATATTTCTTACCCGATTCGTCGATGTGATCTGAAAACAGAAAgcaaatttggaattaaaattataaacaggttttttttaaactctccttaattatttttagatttataagtttgTTATTTATAAGAGACACATTATCATTGTTATCTATTCTAGAACCGTGTACACTTTATATTTTTAAGATTTACTTCATTGTTacgtttgaaaataaaaagacatgGCAAACCGATGAATGTCATTTCGAATAAAAGCAGTCGGGAGGTCAAATTAAGTAAGAAATCGTTCTTTCGTGTCATGATCTGATAATTTTAACAATgtgtaggcattatatttgttgatatctttACCCTTAGCATAAGCCTTGTGTACAGTAAAATGTAGACACATATAATGCCTATCAATGTTAAATTTGCAAAGGGcttgataagaattatttttattttagaacttTTGTTCTTCGAAGCTGACTTAATATATGCGTTCTAAAGGCATCCATCCAAACGTTAGTATACAAAATTAACCTTTTCACgataaacaaataaacacatgacttttttttactctttttagGTTTCTATAGAGCAACACCTAAACAAAGGCCCATTTTTATTTCCGACGTTGTTCAAATTTCAACTGCAGTTGTAATTTCTATTGTGTCGTCGATCACGTGCAGCCTATCTTTTATTGGAAATATAACATGGCATTTTCCCAAAGCGACAGAACGTCATAAAGTAtagtctaaaattaaaaaataattgtgctATATTTGACTAAAATTATCCCAATTTCAGTGTAGAACATTCTTAGTCTTGCGAAATTTGGTAATATTAGGAACATATTACTTCAACAAAGGACAGTATCAATGACAGGAGTGCTGACTGTTTTGTTGATGTCATCGGAGAAGAAAGGATCTCTAGTGGCGGCATCGGCCAAGTGGTAAATTATCTTCAGAGAAAAAAGGAGTGTTATTAAGATATATCATGACGGTCACTGGAAAAACATTAATGGTGCTCGATTCAAAACAGTTTGAATTCAAAAGGATAATGAAGTTAAAAAGCGTTGAAACACAAAATGATATAGCAGAACAATTTTGTGTTTTAACACTTATAACCTCAAGTTAAAAATCGAACACAATCATATCAAAAATAACTTATTGGCATTATATTTGTTTCGTCTGAACGCATATCTCATTTGTTACAATTATTGAAGACTTGATTTTTCCTACCATGATTTTCTCTGTAGGGGATTGGTGTTAATTATGTGGACATTGAAGCAAGAATTTAAATAGGAAATTGTAAAGATATCTCTCCGTCAGTTTTACTTTTGTTTCTATATTTGTACTCCCCTTGTGGATAGGGATATTACACATTATTACCTCTTTCTGGAATGTTTATAGATATGCTAACTGGCGTATCCATTCCATGTGTACATGTCCATTCTATACCATTTTCATTTGACGTCAAATTAGAAATAACTACATATATTCCTGCCTCATTAGCATTAAAACTGTACAACATGGTCGATTTTGTAGTACAGAAAGAAGTTTCAGAACATGAAGTCATAATCTTGTTTTCTCTACTCCATGATGCAAGTTTTTCATATTCGGGAATGGAACAGGATATACTACAGGAGCTTCCTTTAACATTGCAGTTAGTTTCAATAGCAAGTTTTcctggaaaaaaatgttttatctttgaaaataatttaagtttgtTTCAAACTTGATTCTTGATACATTAGAACGACAATCCGCCACTTTTTCCAAGACATGTGAGGTTTTAACATACAGGTCACTAGATTAAATTATATTCAGTAGAAGAATTGTTTTAAAATCCTTGCAAATTGATAATAGACGATTTTGTTAAAGcttctttgtttttaattctgAAGTGCTATATATGTTTTTCAGACCAAACGAACGTCATACCAAACAAAcctgttaaaatgtatttaacAGAATTAAGTAGTATGCACAAATTTTATTATGAATTTCTAGaggaaaaacataaaatatgtttatttttaggTAAGATGTTAGGGTAACAATTGTTTGACCATTAAATTCTTAAGTAAGTAGGTTATAAAACACTTGTTACAAAGTTTAACCGTGACAACTATGTATGGCGATCCCTTCACAATTAGGTTGTTAGTGTAATACTTCATGTTATGTGTGTTGTCaaacatagaaaacaataaatttgatattcgactttaaatttatttaacaaGTAACTCCTTTGTCCTTCATAGAGTAACGTGGATATCAGAAAGTCTTAAAGTATTTATGTATTTCAAAgtgttttttaaatcattttgtatTTGCCATACATTTTATCAATTAATCATAGGCAAATATATCGGAATTAGTGGGAAAAAACTAATTAATTTTTAACAGAAACTAAACATAAGTATAGTTTCATCTTGAAGTTAATTTACCCAATGTTAACATGAAGGTCTGCATAAACAGgaacaaatataaacagtttgcAGTCATGTTCAAACTTTTATTCTGTAACGTTCCTTTGATACACATAATTCTGTTAAACtgcaataaaaaagaaaaaaaaattgaaatgcatTATGTACTTGTTTGTGTCATAATCCATTCAAACATGAcataaaatgcactttttaatcGTTTGGAATATACTGTCaaaagtcaggagcatgtagttaAGTGGTAGTCGATTGTCCACGtctgtcatgtttgtttttttgaaaatatgtttgCAATAGaatatgccgttagttttctcgtttgtagGTTTCCCATCTTTTGTGGGAGTTCTTAATTGTCATTTATACAGTACGAggttttctcaattttgaagacCGCACGTTGTCAAAAACTGCCGTTATGTACTATCACATATGCAAGTCAGTTTGAAAGGCCACATCAATTTGACTTTATTCTATTCCATATCAGCCTTTTTTGAACAGTGACAGTTGTATGTaccaatgataaaaaaaatcattgtctAAAATAATATTGTTGCACTAATAGGGCATGATTTGTTGCCTACTGTGTTTTATCTCCGGGCTACGGTAGTAATGAGTAGAGGGGATTAATTTTTAGGAA includes:
- the LOC139524192 gene encoding uncharacterized protein, whose translation is MFNRIMCIKGTLQNKSLNMTANCLYLFLFMQTFMLTLGKLAIETNCNVKGSSCSISCSIPEYEKLASWSRENKIMTSCSETSFCTTKSTMLYSFNANEAGIYVVISNLTSNENGIEWTCTHGMDTPVSISINIPERDHIDESGLAGGSIAGIVIGVLVPVIICIIIIVLLVLRKQNPKNDHVQLNEKNEYK